The Setaria italica strain Yugu1 chromosome IX, Setaria_italica_v2.0, whole genome shotgun sequence genome has a window encoding:
- the LOC101757295 gene encoding programmed cell death protein 2 — translation MESSAERLRGLRITSLDGDDDETVVPHQPSPAPGAAAADYEDDDEDEEEEAEVTLGVLKKPKHPGILLRHLFPSKAGGIPAWLDPVNLPSGKSSCCGFCGEPLQFVLQIYAPIEDNAAAFHRTLFVFMCPSMACLLRDQHEQWSHKHGNPCRSVKVFRCQLPRTNAFYSTEPPKHDGSDKPLFPGAPVCHWCGTWKGDKICSSCKKARYCSEKHQALHWRTGHKNDCLQLISSSDSSKSVLPAIGKVPASTSWPEFEIEIDYEATFDSDSCDENNSKSLVMQRHGKPDAMMQSWMDQFEADADNKCWASFQERVSRAPKQVLRYCREPNAKPFWALSSGCPANADIPSCSSCKGPLCYEFQIMPQLLYYFGVGNQPDSLDWATIAVYTCQGSCDQSVSYKEEFAWVQLYPTTTTRR, via the exons ATGGAATCCAGCGCCGAGAGGCTTCGCGGCCTCCGCATCACCTCCCTGGATGGGGATGATGACGAGACCGTGGTTCCCCACCAGCCCTCTCCAGCccctggcgccgccgcagcggattacgaggacgatgacgaggatgaggaggaagaggcagaAGTGACCCTTGGTGTCCTTAAGAAGCCGAAGCACCCAGGCATCCTCCTTCGCCACTTGTTCCCCAGCAAGGCCGGTGGCATCCCG GCGTGGTTGGACCCCGTGAACTTGCCATCGGGGAAATCCAGCTGCTGTGGCTTCTGTGGCGAGCCTCTGCAGTTCGTCCTCCAG atttatgcTCCAATCGAGGACAATGCCGCAGCGTTCCACCGAACGCTGTTCGTGTTCATGTGCCCATCGATGGCTTGCTTGCTCCGAGATCAGCATGAACAGTGGAGTCACAAGCATGGGAATCCATGTAGAAG TGTCAAGGTTTTCCGGTGCCAGTTACCACGGACTAATGCCTTCTACTCAACTGAACCTCCAAAGCACGACGGCTCTGACAAGCCACTATTTCCAGGAG CTCCTGTATGCCACTGGTGTGGTACCTGGAAAGGCGATAAAATATGTAGTAGCTGCAAGAAAGCAAGATACTGTTCTGAGAAACATCAG GCACTGCATTGGCGCACTGGTCATAAGAATGATTGCCTCCAGTTAATCAGTTCTTCTGATTCTTCAAAATCTGTTCTTCCGGCAATAGGAAAAG TTCCTGCTAGCACTTCCTGGCCAGAATTTGAGATAGAAATTGACTATGAAGCTACTTTTGATTCTGATAGCTGTGATGAAAATAACTCGAAATCCTTGGTAATGCAAAGACATGGGAAACCAGATGCTATGATGCAGTCATGGATGGATCAATTTGAG GCTGATGCTGACAACAAATGCTGGGCATCTTTTCAAGAGCGGGTCTCAAGAGCACCAAAGCAAGTCTTGAG GTACTGTCGAGAACCCAACGCTAAACCTTTCTGGGCGTTATCTTCTGGATGTCCGGCAAATGCTGATATCCCATCATGTAGCTCCTGTAAAGGTCCATTATGTTATGAATTTCAG ATAATGCCACAATTGCTTTATTACTTTGGTGTGGGAAACCAACCAGACTCACTTGACTGGGCAACAATTGCTGTTTACACATGTCAAGGGTCATGTGACCAAAGTGTTAGCTACAAAGAGGAATTTGCTTGGGTTCAGTTGTACCCTACAACAACCACGAGGCGTTAA